Part of the Gemmatimonadota bacterium genome, CTACCAGGACAATCTCCGTGGGTGGATCACGGAAGCGGTGCGTGAAGCCGACGCACGCCTTGCCCCCGCGCGCATCGGCGCGGGCTGGGGCGAATGCCCCCTTGGAGTGTATCGCCGGGAGACCGATCCCAACGGCGACGTCTTCCTCGGGGAAGTGCCGGATCATCCGACCGATCCGGCCGTTGGCGTCCTGCGCGTAGACGACTTGGGCGGCCAACCCATCGCCACGCTGTTCAGCTATGGCTGTCACCCGGTGACCATAGGTCCCCGGTCGCTGGTGGCCTCGCCTGATTTCCCCGGGGCGGCACGGGCCCTGATAGAGCACGCCGGCGGCGGCCTGTCGCTGTTCCTCCAGGGATGCGGGGGGAACATCATGCCCCGGGGCGGCCTGAGCATGGACGAGGACTGCCGGGACGAAAAGAACCGGACGGGATACACGCTGGGGGCCGAAGTCGTCAAAACCGCCTCCGCGATCCACACCCACAGGAAGCGCGGGAAGCGCCAGAGCATGGGATCCCTGTCCCGCATATCCGTCTGGCCCTGGGAGCCGGCCACCGGCGAGTCATGTACCTCGTTAGGTGCCGCGGATGAGACCGTTTCGCTCCGGTACATCGACCTGCCCTCGCTCACCGAGGCAAAGGACATCCGGGAGGAATGCCACCGGGCGAAGGACCGGGCCCTGGCTGGCGGCCGGGAGTGGGAAATCCTTGTAAACACGAGATTTGCCGATTGGAGCGACCGGCTTGTCGAAGCGATAGACACCGAAACGCGCGCACTTGACGTCGTCATCCAGGTCATTCGGATCAACTACTTCATCCTGGCGGCCAATAGCACGGAAGCCTTCTATGAGACCGGCCTGGCGATCAAGGCCGCCTCGCCCTTCCCGCATACCCAGGTCCTGGGCTACACCAACGGGTGTGTATGCTACCTGCCGCGGGCGGCGGATCTGCCCCCCGGAGGGTGGGATATCCATAAGCGATGGTACGGCGTTCCCGATCTGTTGTTCCAGGCCTACAGCCTGCCCACGGCCATCCATCCGGACTCGGAGCAACGGGTCGTCGACCGGACGCTGGCGTTGATTGAAAGGTTACGTTGAACAAGCAGTTGAGTTGTACGGACGGGTTGAGTCGCACGAACTGTTTCGACCTGATGAAGTTGATCAGACGAGTTCGACCTTTGAAGTTGAACAAGCGGGTTCAGCCTGTGAAGTTGAACAAGCGGTTGAGTTTTACGAACGGGTTCGACCTGCGAAATTGATCGAGCGAGTTCAGCCGATGAATCGGAGTCACATGATCGGGCGGCCCGAGTGAGGATCATGCATGGATGATGTAACCTTCGAGGCACATAGAAAGGCCCAGCCCCATGCCGCGGAACTGTATTCCCGGGCCCTGGCGTCGCTCGCCGGCGGCGTGGGGCACGACCTGCGCAGGGGCCATCCCCTGCCGCTGTACATGTCGCGGGCGTCGGGCTCCCGCAAGTGGGACGAGGACGGCCGGGAGTACATCGACTACGGCATGGGCAACGCCGCGCTGCTGCTGGGGCATGCGCCGCCGGAGGTGTGCCGGGCCATGCACGACGCCCTCGACCTCGGCTTCCATTTCGGCAACGACCACCCGATGCAGGTGGAATGGGCCGAACTGATACAGCGGCTGGTTCCCTGCGCGGAACGCGTACGGTTCGTGAACTCGGGGTCCGAAGGGAGCATGCTCGCCCTCCGCGTCGCCCGCGCATACACCGGCAAGACGAAGGTGTTGCGTTTCGAGGGCCATTTCAGCGGATGGCACGACGGGGTGGGCGAGCATGCTCCCTTCGGACCNNNNNNNNNNGGTGGGGAAGGGCGCGATGATCCCCTTCGACGAACCCGTCTCGGCAGGCATCCCCCAATGCGTGCTGGACACCATCGAAGTCATCCCGGCGGATCTCGACCGGGTCGCCGGCCTGCTGGAAAAAGACCGGGACATTGCCGCGGTCATGCTGGAGCCCTCCGGCGCCTCCTGGGGCACGGAACCCCTGACGGTGGCGTTCAACGAAGGGCTTCGAGCGTTGACGGAAACCCATGGCGTACTCCTGGTCTACGATGAAGTCATTACCGGTTTCCGCTACGCCCCCGGGGGCTACCAGGAGTACTCGGGGATCACGCCGGACATGAGTTTCCACGGCAAGATCGTGGCCGGCGGCATGCCGGGCGGCGTGGTCGCGGGCCGTGCCGACATCATGGAAGTCTTCGACTACACCGGGGACGCGCAACGGGACCGGTACGAACGGGTGCATCACCTGGGGACTTTCAACGCCAACCCGGTCTCCACCGCGGCCGGGATCGCCACCCTGAAACGAGTAGCCACCGATCTTCCCCACGAACGGGCAAACCAGCTGGCCGACCGCCTTCGTCAGGGCATGGATGACATCCTCCGCGAGGAACGCGTGGCGGGTTACGTCTACGGGGACGTGTCCATCTTCCACGTATACCTGGAGGCCTTCCCCGGAAGCGGCGCCTCCGACCGCGATCAACTGATTACCCGTGACGTGAACGTCCTGAAGGGGATCCCGGCTCCGCTCGTCGCCGCCTTCCAGAAGATGCTGCTCGCCCGGGGCATCGACCTGGTCTCCTACACGGGCGGGGTCACGTCCTCCGCCCATACCGACGAGGATATCGCCTTGACCCTCGATGCTTTCGGAGAAGTCATACGCGCCCTGGCGCGGGAGCACATGATCGCGACGCTGAAGTGAAGACACGCCGGACTGAGAACGTATCGCGCGACGCGGACGCGACGCAAACCGAACGACAACCTGATTTGAAGTAGGGAGAGCAAAGATCCATGAAATTGACCCTGACCTCGCCACGATCCAGAGCAGCCCAACTGGCCTCCATCCCGGCGCCCGGGGACTGTAACGCGCCGATCCTCCGCCTTTCCTCCCGAGAGGGCGCAATCCTTCTGGCCGAGCGGGACCCCCTGTCGCCGTTATATCATGCCATCCTGCCTGCCATGGAAGCGGGTGAGGAAGGGACCTGGGAAGCTGCCGAGATAGACGATGCGGAGACCGCCTGCGGGATAGGCTACGAACGCCGGGAAGACCAGGTGGAGGTGTCGCTGGAAGGAGCACCGTTCATGACCTTCCACCACGGCGCCGGCTACCCCAAGCCCTTCATCAATCCCATCCTGACACCCGGCGGGGTCAACATGCTCAGGGAGCCTATGCCGGCTTACAGCGACGGAGAGCATCCCTGGCAGCGGGGACTTACCCTCATGCAGGGCGCCATCAACGGGGTGGACTGCTGGGGGGAGTTTGACCGGCCCGGGTTCGGGCGGACCGTCCAGGACGAGATGTCCATCCGGCAAGGTCCCCTTTCGCTCACCATCGCCACGGGCAACACGTGGTACGAAGGAGACCGGCCCCTCATGTCCGACCGCCGGTGGTACCGCCTGTTCGACACCGGCCGCAACGCCGTTGTGCTGGACGTCCTCTTTACCCTGATCGCCGATCACGGCCCCGTTACGATCGGCTCCACGAAGGAAGGCGGATTCCTGAGCATCCGCGTCAACCCCTCCATGAACGCCTCGGGCGACGGCAAAATGCGCAACGCCTACGGCGCGGGCGATGAGACCGGGTGCTGGTCCCGGCGGGCCCACTGGATGGACTACTGTGGTCCGGTCGGTAATGAAACCGCCGGGTTCGCCGTGTTCGACCACCCGGACAATCTGCGATACCCCACGGCCTGGCACGTGCGGGGGTACGGACTGTTCGCCGCGAACTGCTGGATGGTCTGGGACGACTGCCACTGCGCCGCAGACACAGAAACCACATTCCGGTGGCGCGTCGTCATACACGAGGGCGATACGCGGGAGGCGGCCATAGCGGACCGCTTCCTGGATTACGTGGACGGACCGAGGGCGAACTGGGATTATTGAAAAACCCTCATTGTTCGAGAAAATCACAAGTACGTCGACTAACGGTGAGAGTGGGCACGTTCGGGGCCTGGAAGAATATCTCTCATAGGAGGCGTATATGTCGACCAACGAAGATCTGGCCAAGAGGTCCGATGTCCTTGAGAAAAACCTGACCGACAGGTTTGAGGTCTTAGAGAAAAATCTGGCCAAGGGGTTCGATGTCCTTGAGAAAAACCTGACCGACAGGTTCGGTGTCTTGGAGAAAAACCTGACCAAGAGGTTGAATGTGTCTGAGGAAGGTATGATCAACAGATTCAATGTCTTTGGAAGGGAAGTTACTCGAAAGATCAGCGCACTGCACGGGTGCGTGGACCGGCGGTTTGATACCGTAGACCAACGGTTCGAGGCTGTTGACCAGCGATTTGAGGTTGTAGACCGGCGGCTCGATGTCATAGAACAGCGGCTCGGCACCGTAGACCGGCGGCTCGACGCCGTGGAACAGCGATTGGATCGGATAGAAACCGACGTGGTGGAGATCAAGGATATACTGATCAGAAGACTGGGAAAGTAGCCTTCCAGAAGATCAAAAAGCGATAGAGGAGATCTCACCTTCCGTTTAAACTCCTTGATAGCCTTTCCAATCATCCTGTATCTTGTCAGGCCGTATCTTGCCGGCATTGACGCGCTGACGGGGCCGGAACTCCGAAGGCCACAGGATCGCACCAAGTATCAGGTATCGGGTACCGGCGTTGCGCGGCAGCGAAAACGGATTCTCATCTTCGCAGGAAGTGCAAATGAATGAAGAACGGCAACACGACGACGATCTGAGGATCGTAGAGGAACTCAAAGAAGCGGGCGAAAGCATACGGAAGGAGATTTCCAAGGTCATCATCGGCCAGCAGGACGTAATTCAGCAACTCCTGACCGTCCTGCTGGCCAACGGTCACGCACTGCTGATCGGCGTCCCCGGACTGGCCAAGACTTTGCTGATCAACACGCTTTCCAGGACGCTCGACCTCAAGTTCAGCCGCATACAGTTCACGCCCGACCTGATGCCGTCCGACATCACGGGAACGGAAATCCTGGAAGAGGACCGTACGACCGGTCACCGGGAATTCAAGTTCATCCGCGGACCGATATTCGCAAACGTTATCCTGGCCGACGAGATCAACCGCACGCCGCCCAAGACCCAGGCGGCGCTGTTGCAGGCGATGCAGGAACACGAAGTGACGGCCGCGGGGGAATCCATGAAGCTCGACGAGCCGTTTTTCGTCCTGGCGACGCAGAATCCCATCGAGCAGGAAGGCACCTATCCCCTGCCGGAGGCCCAACTGGACCGCTTCATGTTCAGTATCTACATGGATTATCCGTCCCGCAGCGAAGAGATCGAAATTGCCCGGAGTACGACGAGCGTTCAGGAGGCCGTGCCGGAGCATATCCTGACGGGGGACGACGTAAAGAAACTGCAGCAACTGGTCCGAAGAGTGCCCGTGGCGGACCATGTCGTCGAATACGCCGTCTCACTGGCGCGCATGACCCGTCCTATCGAGCCGGACGCCCCACCGTTCATCCGGGACAGGGTCAGTTGGGGCGCCGGACCCCGGGCTTCCCAGTACCTGATCCTGGGCGCAAAGGCCCGGGCGGTGCTCACGGGAAACTACACGCCCACGCCGGAAGACGTGCGCGCCCTGGCCCTGCCGGTGCTGAGACACCGCATCGTGACCAATTTCAACGCGGACGCGGACGGCGTCACCGCCGATGACATCATCACGCAGTTGATAGATGAAATGAAGGTGTCCTAGCCTTCCTCACGCGTTGCGGCAATCCATGAACACGCCCGACTATCGCAAGTACCTCGATCCGATGACCGTGTCCCGGCTCGCCCGGCTGGACCTCAAGGCGCGGCTGGTCGTGGAAGGGTTCATCGCCGGACTGCACAGCAGTCCCTACCATGGGTTCAGCGTCGAGTACGCGGAACACCGGCAATACATGCCCGGCGATCCCATCAAGCATATCGACTGGAAGGTCTTCGCCAAATCCGACCGGTTCTACATCAAGGAATACGAAGAAGAGACCAATCTGAAGTCCTATATCTTCCTGGACGTCAGCGCGTCGATGGAATACGCGTCCAACGGCATAAGCAAGCTGGAATACGGCAGGTACCTGGCGGCCGCCCTCACCTACCTCATGCTGAGCCAGCAGGACTCCGTCGGCCTGGTGCTGTACGACGAGCGCATACGGCAATACGTTCCCCCGCGGTCGATCCGCAACCACCTGCACGCCATTCTACAGCGGCTGCACGCCGCGGAACCCGGGTCCGGAACGCGAAGCCGGGCGACGTTTCACTCGCTGGCGGAGCGGATTAAGCGTCGCGGGCTGATCATTATTATTTCCGACCTGTTCGACGACCCGGGAGACATCGTCGACAGCATCCGGCATTTCCGCCATCGAAAACATGAAGTGATCGTATTTCGCCTGCTCGATCCCGCCGAGAAGGACTTTTCCTTTCGGCACCCCGCCCGTTTCCGCGACATGGAGACCGGGGAGGAGGTATACACCCACCCGCACGTTATCCGTGAAGCCTACCTGGGCGACCTGAAGGAACAGGACGCGTTGTATACCCGCGTCTGCCGGGAGAACGCGGCGGACTACCTCAGCCTGGACACCGGCACGCCCTTCGATCTCGCACTCTTG contains:
- a CDS encoding aminotransferase class III-fold pyridoxal phosphate-dependent enzyme, which codes for VGKGAMIPFDEPVSAGIPQCVLDTIEVIPADLDRVAGLLEKDRDIAAVMLEPSGASWGTEPLTVAFNEGLRALTETHGVLLVYDEVITGFRYAPGGYQEYSGITPDMSFHGKIVAGGMPGGVVAGRADIMEVFDYTGDAQRDRYERVHHLGTFNANPVSTAAGIATLKRVATDLPHERANQLADRLRQGMDDILREERVAGYVYGDVSIFHVYLEAFPGSGASDRDQLITRDVNVLKGIPAPLVAAFQKMLLARGIDLVSYTGGVTSSAHTDEDIALTLDAFGEVIRALAREHMIATLK
- a CDS encoding neutral/alkaline non-lysosomal ceramidase N-terminal domain-containing protein, with translation MPDLYAGAGRRVINPPLGIRTFGFSSREGLVQAIESDLTATALVLTDGKTKIVIVATDTGWMERGVMNGLRETVAETVGTAASHVMINLNHTHSSPAMPEWFPDEPGQIALQSRYQDNLRGWITEAVREADARLAPARIGAGWGECPLGVYRRETDPNGDVFLGEVPDHPTDPAVGVLRVDDLGGQPIATLFSYGCHPVTIGPRSLVASPDFPGAARALIEHAGGGLSLFLQGCGGNIMPRGGLSMDEDCRDEKNRTGYTLGAEVVKTASAIHTHRKRGKRQSMGSLSRISVWPWEPATGESCTSLGAADETVSLRYIDLPSLTEAKDIREECHRAKDRALAGGREWEILVNTRFADWSDRLVEAIDTETRALDVVIQVIRINYFILAANSTEAFYETGLAIKAASPFPHTQVLGYTNGCVCYLPRAADLPPGGWDIHKRWYGVPDLLFQAYSLPTAIHPDSEQRVVDRTLALIERLR
- a CDS encoding MoxR family ATPase: MNEERQHDDDLRIVEELKEAGESIRKEISKVIIGQQDVIQQLLTVLLANGHALLIGVPGLAKTLLINTLSRTLDLKFSRIQFTPDLMPSDITGTEILEEDRTTGHREFKFIRGPIFANVILADEINRTPPKTQAALLQAMQEHEVTAAGESMKLDEPFFVLATQNPIEQEGTYPLPEAQLDRFMFSIYMDYPSRSEEIEIARSTTSVQEAVPEHILTGDDVKKLQQLVRRVPVADHVVEYAVSLARMTRPIEPDAPPFIRDRVSWGAGPRASQYLILGAKARAVLTGNYTPTPEDVRALALPVLRHRIVTNFNADADGVTADDIITQLIDEMKVS
- a CDS encoding PmoA family protein — protein: MKLTLTSPRSRAAQLASIPAPGDCNAPILRLSSREGAILLAERDPLSPLYHAILPAMEAGEEGTWEAAEIDDAETACGIGYERREDQVEVSLEGAPFMTFHHGAGYPKPFINPILTPGGVNMLREPMPAYSDGEHPWQRGLTLMQGAINGVDCWGEFDRPGFGRTVQDEMSIRQGPLSLTIATGNTWYEGDRPLMSDRRWYRLFDTGRNAVVLDVLFTLIADHGPVTIGSTKEGGFLSIRVNPSMNASGDGKMRNAYGAGDETGCWSRRAHWMDYCGPVGNETAGFAVFDHPDNLRYPTAWHVRGYGLFAANCWMVWDDCHCAADTETTFRWRVVIHEGDTREAAIADRFLDYVDGPRANWDY
- a CDS encoding aminotransferase class III-fold pyridoxal phosphate-dependent enzyme — translated: MDDVTFEAHRKAQPHAAELYSRALASLAGGVGHDLRRGHPLPLYMSRASGSRKWDEDGREYIDYGMGNAALLLGHAPPEVCRAMHDALDLGFHFGNDHPMQVEWAELIQRLVPCAERVRFVNSGSEGSMLALRVARAYTGKTKVLRFEGHFSGWHDGVGEHAPFGP
- a CDS encoding DUF58 domain-containing protein, which translates into the protein MNTPDYRKYLDPMTVSRLARLDLKARLVVEGFIAGLHSSPYHGFSVEYAEHRQYMPGDPIKHIDWKVFAKSDRFYIKEYEEETNLKSYIFLDVSASMEYASNGISKLEYGRYLAAALTYLMLSQQDSVGLVLYDERIRQYVPPRSIRNHLHAILQRLHAAEPGSGTRSRATFHSLAERIKRRGLIIIISDLFDDPGDIVDSIRHFRHRKHEVIVFRLLDPAEKDFSFRHPARFRDMETGEEVYTHPHVIREAYLGDLKEQDALYTRVCRENAADYLSLDTGTPFDLALLTFLAKRAHLG